Proteins from a genomic interval of Youhaiella tibetensis:
- a CDS encoding pentapeptide repeat-containing protein has product MPRTSLSLLVALALTALLTPALAQAETGDRAAFLAGTTNDCPGCDLHGARLKGRDLTGANLEGADLSDVVLHRAVLTRANLRNANLVGSNLNVTDLKFADLTGANLEGALLYQADLSAATLEGANLTEARTQHADFSRAKMGNAVWTGGLSDEAVLVGTDLAGATLTGTRFFKADMRKASLARAEISRAVFYEARLISADLSGVVAHDADFRYARLTDADLAGADLDGARMLQAWLTGADLSGANIEAANTGDDPAPTN; this is encoded by the coding sequence ATGCCCAGGACTAGCCTTTCGCTGCTCGTAGCGCTCGCGCTCACTGCCCTGCTTACGCCTGCCCTGGCGCAGGCGGAGACCGGAGACCGTGCGGCATTCCTCGCCGGCACGACCAATGACTGCCCCGGGTGTGACCTCCACGGCGCCAGGCTCAAGGGTCGCGACTTGACCGGAGCCAATCTCGAAGGCGCCGACCTCTCTGACGTCGTGCTCCACCGCGCCGTTCTGACCCGCGCCAATCTGCGGAACGCCAATCTCGTCGGCTCCAATCTTAACGTCACCGACCTCAAGTTCGCTGATCTGACTGGCGCCAACCTCGAGGGCGCGCTGCTCTACCAGGCGGACCTCTCCGCCGCGACGCTGGAAGGGGCAAATCTAACCGAGGCGCGCACCCAGCACGCCGACTTTTCGCGTGCCAAGATGGGAAACGCCGTCTGGACCGGCGGGCTTTCGGACGAAGCCGTGCTCGTCGGCACCGACCTGGCGGGCGCGACGCTCACCGGTACGCGCTTCTTCAAGGCGGACATGCGCAAGGCGAGCCTCGCGAGGGCCGAGATTTCGCGGGCCGTCTTCTATGAGGCGCGTCTGATCTCGGCGGACCTTTCGGGGGTCGTCGCCCATGACGCTGACTTCCGATATGCGCGCCTCACCGACGCAGATCTTGCCGGCGCGGACCTGGACGGCGCCCGCATGCTCCAGGCGTGGCTGACCGGGGCCGACCTTTCAGGCGCCAATATCGAAGCCGCCAACACCGGAGACGATCCCGCTCCGACGAATTGA
- a CDS encoding c-type cytochrome — MQRIAKIIRVAAMTAAAVLAASSVSSVASAQDAKATYEQSQVDAGFKVFKGSDCAGCHGWAGNGQKIGENPDGPSLRSIDMDDAVLKETILCGRPGTNMPSHDPKAYTDDRCYGMDAAAAEGMTPHKGKPMTSDQADDLVAYIQTELVGKSDKPTLEECQKYYGKKPVCNAYK, encoded by the coding sequence ATGCAGCGCATCGCGAAAATCATCCGCGTTGCCGCGATGACGGCGGCAGCCGTCCTGGCGGCAAGTTCAGTTTCCAGCGTCGCGTCCGCCCAGGACGCAAAGGCGACCTACGAGCAATCCCAGGTCGATGCCGGCTTCAAGGTATTCAAGGGCTCCGATTGCGCCGGCTGCCACGGCTGGGCCGGCAACGGCCAGAAGATCGGCGAGAACCCCGATGGTCCCTCCCTGCGCAGCATCGACATGGACGATGCCGTGCTCAAGGAGACCATCCTGTGCGGCCGGCCGGGTACGAACATGCCCAGCCACGACCCCAAGGCTTACACCGACGATCGCTGCTACGGCATGGATGCGGCGGCCGCCGAAGGCATGACCCCGCACAAGGGCAAGCCCATGACGTCCGACCAGGCCGATGACCTCGTCGCGTACATCCAGACCGAGCTGGTGGGCAAGTCCGACAAGCCGACCCTGGAAGAATGCCAGAAGTACTACGGCAAGAAGCCGGTGTGTAACGCCTACAAGTGA
- a CDS encoding PQQ-binding-like beta-propeller repeat protein, with translation MTALQHLKRKGAIMALAFLSTTTLVSAAEVTYERLLNPEPGNWLTNNRTYDGNRYSPLDEINRDTVKGLKVAFTVPLAPPSVGAGSFSSSLQGTPLVEDGIMYMSDGWGRVYRIDMTKGDRGFINWIMDPQTDPEFATGILNNRGVALYGNNIYSLSPDGAFIATDKETGEVKFRVETQQNPAEYFSMAPLAINGKIIIGPAGGDGPMRGRLEARDPETGDLIWTFYTVPGEGEAGHETWENNAWETGGSATWVTGSFNVARNELVWGIGQPYPAYSPKERPGDNLYSNSTVALDADTGKLKWHFQYTPNDSWDFDEVGSQQLYNAKVNGEDQLLLGHFGRNGFFYNLDGTNGAYVNGEQYVDRVTWTKGLDPKTGKPVEYTPNGGVQTYLPETRLDASVFTTEGADKSYCPFIEGGVNMFPTTYSPRTKLVYGLAIQGCAFNQAAIPEDEYLTGSVSAVDTATGKVAKRLDLTSAPKGGAFSTAGGLVFGTSANGDLYALDDETLERVWTFNVGTMIDAPPMTFQINGKQYIAVAVGPGGVGMNFEKYPARAKDENAKSMANFQQASTLYVFSL, from the coding sequence ATGACCGCATTGCAGCACCTGAAGCGCAAAGGCGCCATCATGGCCCTGGCGTTTCTGTCGACGACCACGCTGGTCTCGGCCGCCGAAGTTACCTATGAGCGCCTGCTCAACCCGGAGCCCGGCAACTGGTTGACCAACAACCGGACCTATGACGGCAACCGCTACTCCCCGCTCGACGAAATCAACCGCGACACCGTCAAGGGCCTCAAGGTCGCCTTCACGGTTCCGCTCGCTCCGCCCAGCGTCGGCGCCGGCAGCTTCTCGTCCTCGCTTCAGGGCACGCCGCTGGTCGAAGACGGCATCATGTACATGTCGGACGGCTGGGGCCGCGTCTATCGCATCGACATGACCAAGGGCGATCGCGGTTTCATCAACTGGATCATGGACCCGCAGACCGATCCGGAATTCGCCACCGGCATCCTCAACAACCGCGGCGTCGCCCTTTACGGCAACAACATCTACTCGCTCAGCCCCGATGGCGCCTTCATCGCCACCGACAAGGAGACGGGCGAGGTCAAGTTCCGCGTCGAGACCCAGCAGAACCCGGCCGAGTACTTCTCGATGGCCCCGCTGGCCATCAACGGCAAGATCATCATCGGCCCGGCCGGTGGCGATGGCCCAATGCGCGGGCGCCTGGAAGCGCGCGATCCGGAGACGGGCGACCTGATCTGGACCTTCTATACCGTCCCGGGCGAAGGCGAAGCCGGCCACGAGACGTGGGAGAACAACGCTTGGGAAACCGGCGGCTCGGCCACCTGGGTCACGGGCTCCTTCAATGTGGCGCGCAACGAACTGGTTTGGGGTATCGGCCAGCCCTACCCGGCCTATTCGCCCAAGGAGCGCCCCGGCGACAACCTCTACTCGAACTCGACCGTGGCGCTCGATGCCGATACCGGCAAGCTCAAGTGGCACTTCCAGTACACGCCCAACGATAGCTGGGACTTCGACGAAGTCGGCAGCCAGCAGCTCTACAACGCCAAGGTCAATGGCGAAGATCAGCTCCTGCTCGGCCACTTCGGCCGCAACGGCTTCTTCTACAACCTGGACGGCACCAACGGCGCCTATGTCAACGGCGAGCAGTATGTGGACCGCGTGACCTGGACCAAGGGTCTGGATCCCAAGACCGGCAAGCCGGTCGAATACACGCCCAACGGCGGCGTGCAGACCTACCTGCCTGAAACACGCCTCGATGCCTCGGTCTTCACCACCGAAGGCGCCGACAAAAGCTACTGCCCGTTCATCGAGGGCGGCGTGAACATGTTCCCGACGACCTACAGCCCTCGGACCAAGCTGGTCTACGGCCTGGCGATCCAGGGTTGCGCGTTCAACCAGGCCGCCATTCCCGAAGACGAGTACCTGACCGGTTCGGTCAGCGCCGTCGATACGGCCACCGGCAAGGTTGCCAAGCGGCTCGACCTCACCTCTGCCCCCAAGGGCGGTGCATTCTCGACCGCGGGCGGGCTCGTCTTCGGCACGAGCGCCAATGGCGATCTCTATGCTCTCGATGACGAGACCCTGGAGCGCGTGTGGACCTTCAACGTGGGCACCATGATCGACGCTCCGCCGATGACCTTCCAGATCAACGGCAAGCAGTACATCGCCGTGGCCGTCGGCCCGGGCGGCGTGGGCATGAACTTCGAGAAGTACCCGGCGCGTGCCAAGGACGAGAACGCCAAGTCCATGGCGAACTTCCAGCAGGCGTCCACCCTCTACGTCTTCTCGCTCTAG
- a CDS encoding adenylate/guanylate cyclase domain-containing protein, whose translation MITEEAQVLSRRLAAIMVADISGYGTLMGADQEATVRDLQAHRAAVLPLIDEHGGRVVDLAGDGILAEFPSALGAVKASLALQASMAERNANVPPQRRIEFRIGINLGEIIHDQGRIYGDGINIAARLQAYAQPGGICVSGKVLEEVRDRTEVTSRHLGEHQLKHIAHPVHIYALEAKSSAGPSSPVPTGPLPSLAVLPFQNLSGDPEQDYFADGVVEDMITALSRFKSFAVIARNSSFVYKGRAVDVRQVARELGVRYVLEGSVRRAMNRLRISAQLIDGSTGAHIWAHTYDGVVESVFDFQDRITETVAAMVEPQIRQAEIERSRRERPDSLDAYDLYLQALPLLYSVRAKDNAAAFGLLLKATELSPTFAPALSGAAWALDHRSSMGWAPLSEDDRKWGLDLAQAAIANAKDDATVLAHCGMALVSAHEYERGFITIQRAVEANPNNLVALFVAGIGHLHCGSLDQAMAYFERTLQLSPSDPDAHFPFTGIAHVQMCLGAFAQALAWAEKSFAINPDFDCTLWMLIAGNAQLGRLEEARRYLGYLQRVTPGVTVARIREGQPQKDPTRMAAILEGLRMAGLPEA comes from the coding sequence GTGATTACCGAAGAGGCTCAGGTACTTTCACGGCGGCTGGCAGCCATCATGGTTGCCGACATTTCCGGGTATGGCACCCTTATGGGCGCCGACCAGGAGGCGACCGTGCGCGACCTGCAGGCCCACCGCGCCGCGGTGCTGCCGCTCATCGACGAGCATGGCGGACGGGTCGTCGACCTGGCGGGCGATGGCATCCTGGCGGAGTTTCCCAGCGCCCTGGGGGCGGTAAAGGCCTCGCTCGCCCTGCAGGCATCGATGGCCGAGCGCAACGCCAACGTGCCGCCGCAACGCCGGATCGAGTTTCGCATCGGCATCAATCTGGGCGAGATCATTCACGACCAGGGGCGCATATATGGCGACGGCATAAACATCGCGGCGCGCTTGCAGGCCTACGCGCAGCCGGGCGGCATATGCGTGTCGGGCAAGGTGCTCGAGGAGGTGCGCGACCGCACGGAGGTCACCTCGCGCCACCTGGGCGAGCACCAGCTCAAGCACATCGCCCATCCGGTCCATATCTACGCGCTCGAGGCCAAGTCGTCGGCGGGACCGTCGTCGCCGGTGCCGACCGGGCCGCTGCCCTCGCTTGCCGTGCTGCCGTTCCAGAACCTGAGTGGCGACCCCGAGCAGGATTATTTCGCCGATGGCGTGGTCGAGGACATGATCACCGCCCTCAGCCGCTTCAAGAGCTTTGCCGTCATCGCCCGCAACTCCTCGTTCGTCTACAAGGGCAGGGCGGTGGACGTGCGCCAGGTTGCGCGCGAACTGGGCGTCCGCTACGTGCTCGAGGGCAGTGTCCGGCGGGCGATGAACCGCCTGCGGATTTCCGCGCAACTGATCGACGGCTCCACGGGCGCCCATATCTGGGCCCACACCTATGACGGCGTGGTCGAAAGCGTCTTCGATTTCCAGGACCGCATTACCGAAACCGTCGCCGCAATGGTCGAGCCGCAGATTCGGCAGGCCGAAATCGAACGATCGCGCCGCGAGCGTCCGGATAGCCTGGACGCCTACGACCTCTACCTGCAGGCCCTCCCGCTTCTCTATTCGGTGCGCGCCAAGGACAATGCCGCCGCCTTCGGGCTGTTGCTCAAGGCAACCGAGCTTTCGCCCACCTTCGCACCCGCGCTGTCGGGCGCTGCCTGGGCCCTCGACCATCGCTCCAGCATGGGCTGGGCGCCGCTGAGCGAGGACGATCGCAAGTGGGGGCTCGATCTCGCCCAGGCGGCAATCGCCAATGCCAAGGACGACGCCACGGTCCTCGCTCATTGCGGCATGGCGCTGGTGTCGGCCCACGAATACGAACGCGGGTTCATCACCATCCAGCGGGCGGTGGAGGCCAACCCCAACAATTTGGTCGCGCTGTTCGTCGCGGGGATCGGGCACCTGCATTGCGGCAGCCTGGACCAAGCCATGGCCTATTTCGAGCGCACCCTGCAGTTGAGCCCGAGCGACCCGGACGCCCATTTCCCCTTCACCGGCATCGCCCACGTGCAGATGTGCCTGGGCGCCTTCGCGCAGGCCCTGGCCTGGGCCGAAAAGTCCTTTGCCATCAACCCCGACTTCGACTGCACGCTCTGGATGCTCATCGCCGGCAACGCACAGCTGGGGCGTCTCGAGGAAGCCCGTCGTTACCTCGGATATCTGCAACGCGTCACGCCCGGCGTCACCGTCGCGCGCATTCGGGAGGGACAGCCGCAGAAGGACCCGACGCGCATGGCGGCGATCCTCGAGGGCCTGCGCATGGCGGGGCTTCCCGAGGCCTGA
- a CDS encoding Crp/Fnr family transcriptional regulator — translation MEQPTESALQTSLLFPVLNDTERQRFVQSARRQHFKAQQPIFRMGDPGVSMMLIEAGLVRISYPSAEGRVIQLAELGPGTVFGEIALLDGGDRSADASAATDCALLVFPRQEVMTMLAQNWQLTSTVLRLLCERLRRSDERMADLAFFDLPGRLAKTLLERAARGPNGRYRVSDTQGVLAEMVGGSRETVNRCLHKWEREGLVELVEGRIYLLDRQALGNLAR, via the coding sequence ATGGAGCAGCCGACAGAGTCCGCCTTGCAGACCTCCCTGCTGTTCCCGGTGCTCAACGACACCGAGCGGCAGCGCTTCGTGCAGTCGGCCCGCCGCCAGCATTTCAAGGCGCAGCAGCCGATCTTCCGGATGGGTGACCCAGGGGTTTCGATGATGCTGATCGAAGCCGGTCTCGTGCGGATCAGCTACCCATCGGCCGAGGGCCGGGTGATCCAGCTTGCCGAGCTTGGTCCGGGAACCGTGTTCGGCGAAATTGCCCTGCTCGATGGCGGGGACCGGTCGGCGGATGCCAGCGCCGCGACGGATTGTGCTCTCCTGGTGTTTCCACGCCAGGAGGTGATGACGATGCTGGCGCAGAACTGGCAGCTCACTTCGACCGTGCTGCGCCTCCTCTGCGAGCGCCTGCGCCGCTCCGACGAACGGATGGCCGACCTGGCGTTCTTCGATCTGCCCGGGCGGCTGGCCAAGACACTGCTGGAGCGCGCCGCGCGCGGCCCCAATGGGCGCTATCGCGTCAGCGATACTCAGGGCGTGCTGGCTGAAATGGTCGGAGGCTCGCGCGAGACAGTGAACCGCTGCCTGCACAAGTGGGAGCGGGAGGGGTTGGTCGAACTCGTGGAGGGTCGCATCTACCTGCTCGACCGGCAGGCACTGGGCAACCTCGCACGGTGA
- a CDS encoding DUF1127 domain-containing protein — MFDYFTEHAVKWLAQRRTIAALDSLSDHDLADIGLSRVSGGVFHVPILGFYGDASYQDFNITTLRFKDQDAMPSFEPAPVQPVISPSPRSTRRPARIRKAAGARA; from the coding sequence ATGTTCGACTACTTCACTGAACACGCCGTCAAGTGGCTCGCCCAGCGGCGCACCATCGCGGCACTCGACAGCCTAAGCGACCACGACCTCGCCGACATCGGGCTCAGCCGCGTATCCGGCGGCGTGTTCCATGTCCCGATCCTGGGTTTTTACGGCGACGCCAGCTACCAGGATTTCAACATCACCACGCTCCGGTTCAAGGACCAGGACGCCATGCCTAGCTTCGAGCCGGCGCCCGTCCAGCCGGTGATCTCACCTTCCCCCCGCTCCACGCGGCGGCCGGCGCGCATACGCAAGGCCGCAGGCGCGCGAGCTTAA